GCATTGGCTAGCAGCTGCTCGTTCGGCGGCGGCGTCGTCCAAGGCTACGGCAACCAGTCGGGCCGATTTGGTGGCACATTCTTCGGCGAAGGTTCGGGCGACATGTATGTCCAACGGTTCGCAGTTGACCTCAGCAACAGCATGCCATTCAACGCAGTTGTCGGCCGAATTGGCTCGCAAACTGCAAACCCATACGTGTTTAAGCGAAAGGATAATTCTCCTTACTTCGACAACTCGCGATGGGACGATGGCAACTGGACCGTTGACGGTGCTCTCGTTAGCTTCAAGGTTGGCCAAGGTTCGCTCTCGATCCTCGGTGGCCGAAACAACGACCGATTGACCAACAACGGCGTTGAATTGCAACCAGTTCTGAACGACAGCAGCACTCTCGTCCAAGACACTCTTGGCGCAGAAGCTAAGTTCAACCTCGGTGCAAATGCTAACCTCAGCGCAGCCTACTTCATGCACTTCTTGACCGGTAACGGTACAAGTGCAACCGGTGGTGCTGACCGACTCGAAGTGTTTGGCGCAGGCCTCAACTACAACCTCGGTGGTGGACTCACTGCTGGTGTCAACTATGCTTCTTCTGCATTGAAGAATCAAGGTTCGACCGTTGCAGATGACAACAACACTGCTCTTGCAGTTGAACTGGGCTACGGCACAGACAAGTGGGGCCTCGTCGGTGGTTACCACCGAATCGATCGAGACTTCATGAGCGCAGGTTCTTGGTACCGAATCGGCACCAACTACTCGCCAATGAACGTCGAAGATTGGATGGTTAAGGGCTGGTTCAAGCTCGGAACCAACGGTAAGATCACCGCTTCCTACATGGACGGCGAGAACGTTCGATCGGCTGAGTCGGCTTCGCCAACTGCAGCAATCAACAACTTCGAGTACACCAGCTTCAAGGCTGATCTGGATTACACCGTTTGGGGTAACTGGAACCTGTTGCTTGGTTACGAATCGGTTGACCTCGATGGTTCGCGAACTCCATTCTTGAGCACGACTACTAACTACAGTATCGAGCAAAAGTGGACCAGCCTTGGCCTCTCGTACAACATGAGCAGCAACAGCATGTTCAAGGTTCTGTACCAGTACGGCGATGTCAAGAACGGCCGAGCATGGGGCGCAGGTCCTTCGGGCAACTACAAGGGTCACATCTTGACCAGCCAGATCTCGATCAAGTTCTAACTTGATTTAGAATCTGAACTTAACCCCGTTCCAGAAAATTTCTGGGGCGGGGTTTTTTGTTGATCACGGTACACTACAACTAACATATGGCAAAGGAAGTGGAGTACCTCACCGTCCAAGATCACCTTTGGATCAATCTGCAAGTCGCTGGCAAGAAGAGTCGATTCAAGTTCGCGGCGCTTGAAGAAGCGGTCTATTATCAATACGCCTATGGACGGAGCACCAACGTTCTCGCGCAGGCAGCAAAGTACGCCACTGGTTTCGCCAAGAAGGCACCTTTTGACACCGCCAACCTTGAGACCGGATTCGTGGGATTACTCACCTTCTTGACTCTAAACGGGTACCAAGTCAAGCTCGCCGACAAGGACGCTGGCGCATTTTTCGAGTCATTACTGGCCTCGCCGCTGACTGCCGAGCAAGAGATTTCCAGAGTCGCCAAATGGCACGATGATGATGACCATCACGTCTCCGTAAAAGAGGCTGCGATGGCCGTTATGGATCGTTACAGTCGAACTCTAAAGAAGCTCGGCGAACTCACCGCTGTGTCATAGAAATTCGCGCGGGTCGGCAAACTTGCCCTTGATCGCAGTTGCTGCTGCGGTGATAGGGCTGACCAAGTGTGTCCGGCTCCCCGGCCCTTGGCGACCTTCATATGGACGGTTGCTCGTGCTGGCAGAGCGCTCTGTTGGCCGGAGGATGTCGCCGTTCATGCCAAGGCACATGCTGCATCCAGCATGGTGCCATTCAAATCCCGCTGACTTGAAGATTTCGTCCAGCCCTTCTTGCTCCGCAAGTTTCTTGACTGCCTCACTCCCAGGGACCACCATCGCCCGAACTCCAGAGGCGACTCTTTGGCCCTTTAGGATTCCAGCTGCTTCTCGGAGGTCTTCGATGCGCGAATTCGTGCACGAACCAATGAAAACCGTGTTGACGGCAATCTCGGACAGTGACTGACCAGATTTCAGCCCCATATAAGCAAGAGCCTTGGCTTCGGCAGCGTCCGTTGGCTCTGGGATGACGCCGTTTACGTCAATGGTCATTGCGGGCGTCGTCCCCCATGAAACTTGCGGCACAAGTCTGTCGACGTCAATCTCTTCAAGCCGATCGTAGGTCGCGCCTTCATCGGTGGCGAGTTGGCGCGATTGTTCCACCATCCGATCGAAGTCCGCACCTTTGGGAGCGTACGGCCGATCTTCAGCGGCAATATATTCGAATGTGATCTCGTCTGGTGCAATCATGCCGGCTCTGGCACCCATTTCAATGGACATGTTGCACATCGTCATTCGTCCGCTCATGGGCAACGAGCGAATGGCAGACCCAAAATACTCCGCCACGAATCCTGTGCCTCCGCCCGCGCCGAGCTTCCGGATCGTGGCGAGGATCAAGTCTTTTGCGGTGACGCCGGCGCCACGCGTGCCCTTGTAATGAATTCCGAGGCTCTTCGGTTTCTTTGGAGAACGCAATGTCTGCGTAGCCAAAACATGCTCAACTTCCGTCGTTCCGATACCGAATGCGAGCGCACCAAATGCTCCATGGGTCGAGGTGTGGCTATCGCCGCAAACGATTGTCAAACCCGGAAGAGTGATCCCCAATTGCGGACCGATGACGTGGACAATCCCCTGCCGCGGGCCAAGATAGCCGAATAATGGCACTCCGAACTCCTTGCAGTTCTTCGCGAGAGCGGAAAGTTGTTTTCCGCTCAAAGTCGATTCGTCGATCTCACGTCCGTCTGTCGGAACGTTGTGGTCCACTGTCGCGAATGTCAGATCAGGGCGTCGGACCGGCCTGCCAGCAACTCGCAAACCATCAAATGCTTGTGGCGACGTGACCTCGTGTACCAAGTGTCGATCGATATAAAGCAGCGATCCGCCACCGGGTAATTCTGAAACGAGGTGATTCTCCCAAACTTTGTCGAAGATGGTGCGAGCCATATCCCTTCATTATCACTGGTTTCTGGGTGAAAGTGGCAAGGGGGGAGAGTGGATTCGGGAGTTTGGGTATAATTGTGTTTCCCTGAAGTGGGTAGATGCCCGAGCGGCCAATGGGAACAGACTGTAAATCTGTCGGCGAGAGCCTACGCAGGTTCGAATCCTGCTCTACCCACCATTCTTCTTGCACCTTCGCAGTTCTTCGAATCTATTACACTTTACAGCCTCTTATCAGGCAAACCTTTCGTATAATGTGAAGGTTCTATGAGCGTGCGTTCCTTTACTTCTCTTTTGGTGCTGGCGAGTTTCGCGGTAGCCAATGCCCAAATGACTCCGGTTAAAGTGGCTCGTCCCCATGTCGGAAAGGCGGCGGTGGATACAAGCCAGGTTCTGGTAAAGGTCGCAAAGGGTGCTACTTTAGATCAAATCGCGCGCTTCACGGGTCTAAAGCCGGTTTACCAATTGGTGAGTTCACCAGACCTTTGGGTTCTTGAAGGACGATCGGTTGCGCAGGCGAATGCCGCGATCAAGAAACTCGTTCCATCTGGATTAGTCGCTTACGCCGAGAATAACCAACGTCTTGATTATCGAAAGGACTTTGTGCCGAACGATCCTTACTTTGTCCCCAATTTTCCATCATCAGGTTGGCCCGGCCAATGGACATTGAACGACACCACCGGTTCGAATCTAGACATCAATGCGGCAGAGGCATGGGACCGATCGGTAAGCGGTTCTGGGGTGCTGATCGGAATCGTGGATGACGGATTTGAAACCGCCCACCCAGACCTTTCGACGAACTACTTTGCAGGGGGAAGCTATAACTTCGGGGGAGGCGGCCCAAGCCCATCCAATCCAAATCCTGTCGTTGTCGAAGATAATCACGGCACAGCCCTTGCCGGAATCATCGCGGCGAGAGGGAACAACTCTGTTGGGATCTGTGGAGTTGCCTATCAGGCTCTCTGGTCCGGAAATCGAATCAATTTTGACGCGCTGACGACGGCACAGATGGTTGACGCCACACGCTACCTGGCAGTTGGGGCGAACCCATCGTTCCGTGTGAAGAACCATTCTTACGGCCCGGTCAACAATTTCGAATTGGCGACCAGCGAAAGTTCGGCCATCACCGAATCCGTTACAGCCGGAGTCGTTCATGTCCGGTCCGCGGGCAATCTTCGAGAAACGATCAGTGAAGATGCCAACAAACTCGCCTTGAGGAATCTGGCCGATTCGATCACGGTTTCAGCGATCGACTCGCGTGGTCGATTTGCGGATTACTCAGCCTATGGCGCCTGCGTCATGGTTTGTGCGCCCTCGGGCGCATTGGCATCGGGTACGCGCGCGATTCTCACTACCGACCGATCCGCGAACCTTGGATTTAATCTGACAGGAACAGCGGATATTGATCAACTCACCGACGGAGCTTATACTTCAATTTTCGGCACAGACACCGATGGTGGAACATCTGTGGCGACGGGGCTTGTGACTGGCACCATCGCGCTCGGGCGACAAGCAAATTCTGGGATGAACACGCGATTTGCCAAGCACTTGCTAGCCAGGTCATCGCGTCAAATCGACCTTACCGACGCAAGCACCAGCAGCGATGGAGGATGGAAAACCAACGGTGCTGGCCTCAAATTCAACCAAAACTACGGATTTGGACTTCTGGACGCGGATCAGTTTGTGAACTTGGCAAAGCAATGGTTTGGCCCGACGACAGCAGCTTCGACCAGCATTGCAACAACCGTTGTTAGCACTGCCATTCCAGATAACTTGGCAACTGGACTGACGCGGACTTTCTCGGTGGCGTCTACGACTCCACTGGAAGAAGTCACTTTGACCGTCGCCATCACCCATGCGTGGCGCGGGGACATCGAGATTTTCTTGACCTCGCCGAGCGGACTAACCAGCCGCATGTGCAGCACAAACGGTGGCGATGATGGGGACAATATCTCGTGGACCTTCTGCTCGAATGCCTTCTGGGGTGAGAATCCAGCCGGGACTTGGACAATCAAGGTCGCCGATCGCGCCGCAACCGATTCGGGAACGTGGAACTCCTACAGTGTCTTATTGCGGCAAGGATCTCTCTACCGAAAGTTGGCAGGCACGATCGACTTTGGAAACTACGTCGATACGGCTGCGGTACCTGTGACACTCAAGATCTATCAAAATTCCAACCAAGCGTTGCTTGCGACTCACAATTTGTCGATTGCGGATTTGGGAAGTTTTTCGATCGACACTTCGATCAGTGGACTAGTTGACCTTGAACTCACATCGCCGACGTGGCTGAAAAAGAGGATCAACGGAGTCAACATGAATTTGGCGACCGTTGGTGGCCAAAACTTCAGCCTAACCAATGGCGATGTTGATCAAGACAACGAAGTAGGCAGCAGCGATTTTGACACCGTGGTGATGAACTTCGGCAATTCACCCGCCACGCCAGCAGAAGGCGACTGTGACGGAGATGACGAAGTTGGCTCCTCCGACTTCGATGTCGTCGTCGCCAACTTCGGCTTGTCTGGAGATTAAGAAGCTTTTCGTCTTCGGCTCGAAAGCAGTCTCTCACGATCACGATACTTGTTGACCGTGCGACGGGCTACCGTCACGCCTCGGTCGGCCAGGAGCTGTGCGATGCGTTCATCGCTGAGCGGTTGCCCTGGAGTCTCGGTCGCGCAGATTTCGAGGATCATCTGCTGAATTCGAAGTGCCGGCTTGAAGAACACGTCGAATGAGACCACTTCGCCATTTGCTAATTGAACGTGCTTGCCTGCAGTTGCACGGCTCACCGTACTCTCGTGTAGCCCGATAGCAGCCGCCACTTGCCGCCGAGTCAAAGGCTTTAAGAACCTGTACTCGCCGGTGGTCACGAAACCGATTTGATGGTCGATCAAGAAAAGACCTAGCTTGTGCAAGGTCTTGCCCCGCTGTTCAAGTGCGTCAATATAGTTTTTCGCGCGCTGAATATAGGTGTTCAAATGCCGCTGTTCGTCATCGGTTGCCGCGACCGTATTCTGCATTTTGAGCATTTGGGCACGGTAAGCGTTGCTGATGATCAAGTCTCTTGGGTCGACACCCGTGACTTCGACATCCCAACCAAATTCGCTGCGAACGATTTTAAGGTCGACGGGCACACCAATTCGATCTTGGGTCTTTGTAGTTCGGCCTTCACGAGAATAGCCGTCCGCTGGATACGGACTACAGGTTCGAATGATCTCCAACGCGGCATGGATCACCTCAGGCATCACTTTGAATTTGCGAGCCATTCCGCGAACGTTTTTGTCTACCAGATCATCAAAGCAGTGCTTCACGATGCTGTATGCAAGCTTGTCTTCCATCTGGGTCGCCTTCTTGAGTTGAGCAAGAAGACATTCGCGCAGATCGGCTGATCCGATCCCTTCAGGTTCGCAATCGCGAAGCGTGCTGACGACGTATTCCACTTCGTCCAAATCAAAATTGTGGTCGAGAGCGATTTCTTCGACCGCTGCGGACAGGTATCCACGATCGTCCACGTAAGCCACAACGACTTGGATGATGGGTAGGTACTTCGCGTCAAGCACAGCGCACAGTTGAGCCTCTAGATGTGCTTCTAGCGTGTTCGTGCATCCGGCAAAGTCGAGCCAGTCGGTTTCTTCGGCATCGTTCGGACGACTTCGTTGAAACTCGCGGTCTTCGCTCGACGGCTTCAATTCGGCTGGAGCCACAGACTTGAGAATTGTCTCAAGATAGAGCGGTTCACCGCTTTCATCGAGCCACTCCAATGCTGGATTTTCGATCAATTCTGCTTCGATCGCCGATCGAAGTTCGACCGAATTCATTTCCATCAGTTGTCCGCCGAGAACCATTCTCGGGTCAACCCTTAGCTGTAGCTTTTGGCTTTGGTCTGTGCGAAATCCGTTTTGCATCCCTAGTCCTACCTATTCCAGTTATCGGGCTAGCATTGACAATGCGTTTAGCCGCACAACTACCAGTGTTTTGTAGAGTTCTAAGAATTGGCACAACTTCCAACCGCACTAAAGCTTTCAGGTTTTGTAACCGAAAACCTAAAGTAGGTCATGAAGTTTGAGTTCATTGGTCGTTTAGGTTTTGTCGCAGCGCTTCTGGGGGCAATTTTCGCCTTCAATCCTGTGGGCATTGCACAAGGGGGGCAAGCCGCCTTGCTCTTGCTGGCCTATTTTGGATTTGTGGCCCTACTTGAACGGCGCGA
The Armatimonadota bacterium DNA segment above includes these coding regions:
- the leuC gene encoding 3-isopropylmalate dehydratase large subunit; protein product: MARTIFDKVWENHLVSELPGGGSLLYIDRHLVHEVTSPQAFDGLRVAGRPVRRPDLTFATVDHNVPTDGREIDESTLSGKQLSALAKNCKEFGVPLFGYLGPRQGIVHVIGPQLGITLPGLTIVCGDSHTSTHGAFGALAFGIGTTEVEHVLATQTLRSPKKPKSLGIHYKGTRGAGVTAKDLILATIRKLGAGGGTGFVAEYFGSAIRSLPMSGRMTMCNMSIEMGARAGMIAPDEITFEYIAAEDRPYAPKGADFDRMVEQSRQLATDEGATYDRLEEIDVDRLVPQVSWGTTPAMTIDVNGVIPEPTDAAEAKALAYMGLKSGQSLSEIAVNTVFIGSCTNSRIEDLREAAGILKGQRVASGVRAMVVPGSEAVKKLAEQEGLDEIFKSAGFEWHHAGCSMCLGMNGDILRPTERSASTSNRPYEGRQGPGSRTHLVSPITAAATAIKGKFADPREFL
- a CDS encoding S8 family serine peptidase, translated to MSVRSFTSLLVLASFAVANAQMTPVKVARPHVGKAAVDTSQVLVKVAKGATLDQIARFTGLKPVYQLVSSPDLWVLEGRSVAQANAAIKKLVPSGLVAYAENNQRLDYRKDFVPNDPYFVPNFPSSGWPGQWTLNDTTGSNLDINAAEAWDRSVSGSGVLIGIVDDGFETAHPDLSTNYFAGGSYNFGGGGPSPSNPNPVVVEDNHGTALAGIIAARGNNSVGICGVAYQALWSGNRINFDALTTAQMVDATRYLAVGANPSFRVKNHSYGPVNNFELATSESSAITESVTAGVVHVRSAGNLRETISEDANKLALRNLADSITVSAIDSRGRFADYSAYGACVMVCAPSGALASGTRAILTTDRSANLGFNLTGTADIDQLTDGAYTSIFGTDTDGGTSVATGLVTGTIALGRQANSGMNTRFAKHLLARSSRQIDLTDASTSSDGGWKTNGAGLKFNQNYGFGLLDADQFVNLAKQWFGPTTAASTSIATTVVSTAIPDNLATGLTRTFSVASTTPLEEVTLTVAITHAWRGDIEIFLTSPSGLTSRMCSTNGGDDGDNISWTFCSNAFWGENPAGTWTIKVADRAATDSGTWNSYSVLLRQGSLYRKLAGTIDFGNYVDTAAVPVTLKIYQNSNQALLATHNLSIADLGSFSIDTSISGLVDLELTSPTWLKKRINGVNMNLATVGGQNFSLTNGDVDQDNEVGSSDFDTVVMNFGNSPATPAEGDCDGDDEVGSSDFDVVVANFGLSGD